In Magallana gigas chromosome 1, xbMagGiga1.1, whole genome shotgun sequence, the sequence GGTGGAAATGCGCCCAAGCTTGGTCACTTCCATCGACGCCATCCTAAATAAAACATCTGATAACAATTATTATACTTATATCTCCTTTCTTTGGATTTCcaggtatgtaaatttaagttttcatttatttgcaattaGATATAAAGTCACCTTGATAAAGGAtagtgtattttttattttgtacataatcctgtttttattatcttctaaatttgagcttttaGTAAAgtctttaaaagttaaattaaagtCATCATCTATTAGGTAACGTGCAACATGACCTCATTTAGTGTACAGTACTTTATAGATTATAGAttgtatgttttaatatttttgttgtatatCATATTTAGCTACAGTCTCcagtcatatttttatatattcacatttatttttatgcatatcATAAGAAAAGTAGATTTTGAATTTGGCGCTTTTATTTATTCCCGCGCTCTTTTATGAAAAGAGGTAAAAAGGTTGtttgtttataatacatgtCTAACGGGATCATAAGTGTTAGGATGTTCGCATTAAAATTGTAAGTTAAACACTTTATTGATTGCgtcaaaaaaattgttaaatcccTTATTTCAGAGCAAGATTTATTAACCTCTTCGAGCTAAACGAGTAAATATTAAAGGAAAGTGGTTAGATAGCGAGATGTTTGTAGTTCGAATTGTCTCTATTGAATTATTGAATAGGCACTGTGAGACTGTCAGctattatataactttttagTTTAGTTGAGTTAGTTCATAGTTTGTGTGATAAAAAGTAACAATTAGACGGGTTGCCGTTTTATGAATTTAAGATGATTTTCACTTATTATAGTTCACTATGATcatgtaattttaattaatatgcagagggatttttgataattattgttttacCCTCTGTACAGTCACCAGATTTTATTAAGTATCATTATACGTAAATTTATTACATTGAATACTATTTTGTAACTGGTGACTGTGtgtttataaagatattttacaCTTCCATCGACGCCATCCTAAATAAAACATCTGATAACAATTATTATACTTATATCTCCTTTCTTTGGATTTCCAGCCACCGTAGAGGACGAGCCATATTTGGAAAGCTCCCACGAGTAGAGCTGTTAATTGATCCAACAAGGATAATATCCCTCAAAgcgagttatttccccttttataacgaaaataataataacacgGGAAAACACCCAAAGTAACAACGTGTTAACTGGTGGAGACCATCCTTTAGATCCCAATCTCGCATGCAGAAATATAACTTCAGACCAAGAAGAAAGATGCCAACTGGAACTCCAGAAAATTCTTCAAACCCAGAAAATGGAAATTTGCAAGCGGAGATCATGGCAACTTTCCAGGAAAAGAATGAGGAAATTGAAGCCCTCAAATTAAGAGTGGAGGCGGAAAAACAACGCCAAGAAGAAAAGGAAGAGGAATTGAATGTAATGAGGCAGAGACTTCAAGCCCTACAACAGGAACATATCACACAGCAACAAGAGATCCAAGAACAACAACTTCAAATTCAACAGCACCAACATCATGAACAACAACGACAGCAAAGACAAACacttcaacaacaacaacagaggGAATTTCttccaccaccaccaccaccacccatGCCACAACATACCCTGCAAAGATCAGTGACAGCCCCTGCAGAAAGCCACATAAGACAGCTATCAAACATCAAATTGGAGAAGTTTGATGGAAAAACATCTGCTGTGCAATGGTGGATGAAGTTCATGGCATTCATCAGTCTTCAAAAACTCTCAGAACAAACAGCCATTTTGCACTTGCCGTTCTTTCTAATCGGAGCAGCAGAGACGTGGTTTAATTCGTTGGACACAATAAAAAAGCTTACCCTGAATTCAATCCACGAAGCTTTCATCAATCGATTTAAACCTCCCTCAAACCACGTCTTTGATCTGTTAGAGCTACAGCAAGGACCAACAGAGAGTGTAGAGGAATTTATTCATAGAGTTACAGTGATTGGGAAGGCCAAAAATGGCAATGGGACTATGGCCCCAcagttattgattttaatgggccattttcataatgaaagggccatctatttattcattggggccattttgtaaaattgaaattatcaagGACCAACCTAGAGCAAACAACttctataaaatttaaaaacttaacgAACtggttaaatttcatttatttgatgtGTTTATACATTTCACTGATGCAATTTTTGTTATGGTGTTTgcttaatgataaataaaatcagtctctgtacttctgtgtttttatggcttacggccatctagttgccggataatctttacggcaaagagttcagttatctgaacatgcgcgacaaaaaatagttctattcgaatgttgcaaagttaactgtttgttgttcattataaatatctttaagcaagtttatatttttcatatatgttattatcacttatgttattgtaaccaatatgaattgactttatttaaacaaaatcgaAATCTAACGCGAATGAATATTAACTGCAGTGTTTTTCCTAGGCCGTTTTTGCATAGAGGTATAGGTccccgccatgcatcacacagtgccgcCATGCTTTCCGCTATGCATATGCATACTTATatgtattataagcaaaaaatcttttcacaattatttcagatcctaacagtgttaagtaaatgtaaagtcgtcgttatttcgttcaatcttcataaaaacgtttGTACCCGCAGAGAGTGTCGCTAACTTCgatcgacatcgatctcagcaagggggAAAGTGTTTAACGGTGAAAGAACTGAActtatgattgagatatattgaaactgggattataaatcggtaataaatgcataaatagaggggcaattactacttgttttaatataatgtgccttcttcgacacctccgccaatatcgaatgttggggattttccaagatctaaaaatagcacaatgttccATCGATGGACTTAATGTACCTTGGTTGTGCTAtgattgaactgtttatttgtcgtaaaaatattggaaacttgagaccaaatgtactcaaataaaaaaacaatatgcagttaagcttgattgcaagtcatatacGGAAGCGATGTCTCATTACTATAACCATGATAACATAGCGACATTGTATGGTATGCCTCTGAAAATGACTGTGTACACATGTCATGTGAAGAGAGACTGACTGCAAAGTTgtagtgcagtaattaattttaattaaatttggtgtcaaaacaagtttgctgtaattgcatagttctgcccgtttcttgcccccccccccccccccatccccaaaGAGTTTATCTGTACAAAGGGAAAAAACCAGAAGGTGTTAGAACTgccttgtgaatctatatttcttataaaagcttgtgaaggtcagcctcttaaaaaagtagaaaaaaaacccagaaaaatatgaataaatatacatttatgaaatacaaataaaatggaataatacttgctggtgtagatttcatgagaatatattaattatagtacataatatagcattgaatcatgatttttttaagtatacactctcataactgccgcagtggagtaacgcgcgttagcgcgttatgaaaatttgtatgcacacaccgcggcagttatgagagtgtatacttaaaaaaaacatgatttaatgcttatatttacattttttaactttttgccttgtctgcaaatgtgaattataccttaaaattccgatcttatcctaagggtaagttaacattaatggaagagccacggtaacagccacaagcgtgaagtttaattttcgcttgtgacgttgcagtttacagcgttcaacgtttgtgacgtcataataaaactcgtcaatttgacctttgactacttgttgcatttagaggcatttaaacatcacggaatttaatggaaaaacacagtagaatgtaaatatcatgcaatacatttcatcatttggttatattatttttacgccCAGTGATTTCGCGTTGGCTGTGGCGCTGTTACGTCGCACCGTGCACCAACTCTCGCGCAAGTTCATAGTGCGTAGGAATAcaaggtatactgatatttgagagcatgttggttttaagtgtttttgtgtcctatatagttgaatgaatttacagttaatgtacttcagtcgttggataaaagaaagaaacaaattgtctcatattggagtttgagtctgacatcatcattattattttatgcagtctatgattttcctaaaagcaatggtggtttcaaccaattgataaaaaaggcgtctagatttcaatcctgtctgTTTCGGTCACTAAGGTTCGACTAATCAACAAATGCGGCATGTTGATATCGGTCCTGTTAGTTTTTATAgatctatgaattacatgtagctagttactttctatagagtataaataaactaaagtttccgttagaaatagagggaatcatactcgatccatgtaaatatagtcatatcaaacccgtaagccattatggcccttcaggcctttgatttggaggtattagtcaaaccctttgacccaattaTTACCGTTATGTAGAGAATCTTTCAAACTTTGAAGATAACTGTAGGGAACggtttttcttattatttaaacattaattttgcgagttattaaataattacaagttacaACTAATTGTAGTATCgacacttaaataaataaacatcggttgtaattttcaatgcagtgtggttgcatcacccgtatttataacccctaCTGGCGTGCGActagttctcgccgagtaccatttctcgccagtacattgtgacgtcatttttcgtctataattttatgtgttgataaaatgacgtcacaatgtactggcgagaaatggtactcggcgagaactggtcgcacgccagtacagTAACGATAAGCATGGTAAGACAGCCGTGAGTTTTAATAATCACAACAGGGATTAATTGAGGCTGTGAAAACGTCTTTTCAATTAGataatcatcattttactgcatTTGGGGTTAGTTTACATAATTGAGAACTCAGAATACTGGGCGACTTCAAGTtctctttcggaggaaattcTGGAATAATCTACCACGCATAAAAGAGTGGAAACGTTTTTATTGgttgtttatttctgttttaccaAACACGACCAAtgaaatttgatgttttaaaacaaatgtattaaaagacgattAGCTAAGTCGTACAGAGTAAATTTCCAGCGGACATCgctaaaacttttataaccgaTGAGAAATTTGAATGCGCACTTCGGCGCGTAGAGTAATTGATCTAATGCGCCATTTTTCTCTTAAATGCGACTATGGCGCGTGGCGCAGGTCCTTCCCAATCACTGGAGTTACAGAAAAAGCAACCGACTTAAAAATGGACACCAACCAAACAATGGGCAAGATCATGAGAGGactaaaaccaaaaataaaagcGGATATGGTGAAGGTAAATCCAACCAATATGGAGGACTTACGAACCCATGCCATGTTAGCAGAGATGGCTCAGTCCATCTGCAGTGATGATGCGGTCCAGTCAGCAACCGGTGCAGCGATGTGCAATGCGCTAACTTCTC encodes:
- the LOC136275478 gene encoding uncharacterized protein: MQKYNFRPRRKMPTGTPENSSNPENGNLQAEIMATFQEKNEEIEALKLRVEAEKQRQEEKEEELNVMRQRLQALQQEHITQQQEIQEQQLQIQQHQHHEQQRQQRQTLQQQQQREFLPPPPPPPMPQHTLQRSVTAPAESHIRQLSNIKLEKFDGKTSAVQWWMKFMAFISLQKLSEQTAILHLPFFLIGAAETWFNSLDTIKKLTLNSIHEAFINRFKPPSNHVFDLLELQQGPTESVEEFIHRVTVIGKAKNGNGTMAPQLLILMGHFHNERAIYLFIGAIL